Proteins from a single region of Candidatus Campbellbacteria bacterium:
- the ruvB gene encoding Holliday junction branch migration DNA helicase RuvB codes for MSQDNKKETEEITMVERDSSLDMTLRPSSWGEYIGQDGIKENISILVNAAQERSQSPEHLLLYGPPGLGKTTLAHLVAGETGGALKTTSGPAICRAGDLAALLTNLSSGDILFIDEIHRLNRVIEEMLYPAMEAGVLDIIIGKGPSARTIQLDLPPFTLIAATTRVSMLSSPLRSRFSGGLFRLNYYTDDEICKIVSRSAEILGIDSDKDTLMIIASRSRNTPRIANYLLKRCRDFAQVNKKSMDKESVMRALELLRIDGAGLTEIDRSILHTINSKFGGGPVGIGTISASLSEEEATIEEVHEPFLLQKGFIERTPRGRSITLLGVKHLKSLE; via the coding sequence ATGAGCCAAGATAATAAAAAGGAAACAGAAGAAATAACTATGGTTGAGAGAGATTCTTCTCTTGATATGACTCTTCGCCCTTCGTCTTGGGGTGAGTATATAGGGCAAGACGGAATAAAAGAAAATATTTCTATATTGGTTAATGCCGCACAGGAGCGTAGCCAATCACCAGAACACTTGTTGCTGTATGGTCCTCCCGGTCTTGGAAAGACAACGCTTGCCCATCTCGTTGCAGGAGAAACAGGTGGTGCGCTCAAAACAACCTCTGGTCCTGCTATATGTCGCGCTGGAGATTTGGCAGCACTTCTTACCAATTTGTCCTCAGGTGATATTTTGTTTATTGATGAGATACACCGCTTAAACAGAGTAATTGAGGAAATGTTGTATCCGGCTATGGAGGCAGGTGTCCTTGATATAATAATTGGTAAGGGTCCTTCTGCAAGAACAATACAACTTGATTTGCCGCCTTTCACGCTGATAGCAGCAACAACCCGTGTTTCAATGTTGTCTTCCCCACTTCGTTCAAGGTTTTCTGGAGGGTTGTTCCGATTAAATTACTACACGGATGATGAGATTTGCAAGATTGTGTCGCGCTCGGCTGAGATTTTGGGAATTGATTCTGATAAAGATACCCTTATGATAATTGCATCAAGGTCAAGAAACACACCGAGAATAGCAAATTATCTTCTTAAGAGATGTCGCGATTTCGCTCAGGTAAATAAAAAATCTATGGATAAGGAGAGTGTGATGAGAGCGCTTGAGCTTTTGCGTATTGATGGCGCTGGTCTGACAGAGATTGACAGGTCTATATTGCATACCATAAACAGTAAATTTGGAGGTGGCCCTGTTGGAATAGGAACGATATCTGCATCACTTTCAGAGGAAGAGGCGACTATTGAAGAAGTTCATGAGCCGTTTCTTCTGCAGAAGGGGTTTATTGAGAGAACGCCAAGGGGTCGCTCTATAACCCTTTTGGGCGTTAAACATTTAAAAAGTTTAGAATAA